The genomic DNA GTGATGCGATGACCGCGTATTTGCAGCTCTCGTCCCAAGGCTGACAAAGGATTTATGTGACCGGGGTAGGGAGGGCAAATTATACCAAAGTGAGTCATACTTGATTTAAATTTGGAATTTTACATGGAAAAGTTTTCTATTTCTTCCTTCTGTAAGCTTCTGGTAGCTTCCACCAAGGCAGATGAGGATATTCATGATGTTCCTCATGGTAGCAAAAGTGATAGCAGGTGATAAATGACCAGAAAACTGGTAGTGGATTAGTTTGCGCTCGATGACAATTAGTGTATCCTCCTTCTGGTTCGCGGTGGGGTAAGAAAGTTCCAAAGTAAAACAATTGTAATGAACTTAATAAGGGGGGTATAACCCAAAACAACATTAGATTGATTGCGGATATATGAAATACATAGTTGAGCGAATAAAATAGCGACATCAAACTGATAAGTTGCTTCCAATTACAATAGCTTGTCATAAATTTAAAATACCAAATAAAGAAATTATTGGATTCTTCATCGTGGAAATCTGGGTCGAGTTTGCTGGCAGGGTTGTGGTGGTGTAAACCATGCTTTTTTACTAATTCTTTGTAATTAAATAGGGCATAAGCTAATATGCACAATGAACCTATAAAATTGTTAATTTTGGGGTTTCTTGGAAAAACTAAGCCGTGCATAGCATCGTGAGCGGTAATAAATAAACCTGTATATAGAAAGGTTTGCCAAACTATGCCAAGCAATATCCATAAAAAATTAACTTGCCCTAAGTTGAAGTGAAGTAAAAAGGTGAGGCTAATAGCCCATACAATCATAATAATAAAAGCAATTATTATACTATATGATGCCTCTTTTGATAGGATTGTTGAGTGAAAAGATGTCCAATTAAAAGTAAAAGATATTCGTTGCGATTGAAACACGCTATGACTCCACCTATCGTTGAATTGAAAGTTCCTATTTTAGGCAGAAGTTTTTAGCTATCCTTGCTTACCGAAAGAAGTAGAGTAGCTATAAAAATAATGCTTTAAGGGTTAGTATTTTGCTTTTAAAGCTGGGCGCGATGCGCGACAAAATACGGTTGCTTTTTTATAGTAACTATCCAAAAGCTAATAAATATCTGCCTGGAGTTTTAAAGAAGCTTTATTTCTAAAGAACGATATTAGGTAAAAATATATTGTTATTCAGGATACATTATTAGTTTCTTACGGCCCGAAGATTATCTATCGTAAGACTTACGGGCTCTTCCGTACAAAGGTGTGCCAAATGATTTGTTTTTTGGTGTCCTAAGCCTCAGCTAGCTGGGATTTCAAAGCGATTACCCTGTCAGAAGCAAGTTAGCATAGACAAGTAGGGGTATAAATAATCTCAAAGCCTTGCTACGCAAGGTTTTGACGATAAATTTGAGTTAAGTTAGCACACCTTTGTACGGAAGAACCAATTTTTTCCATAAATCTGAAAGAGCTACCCCTGTAGTCACATCCAGCAATACAGTACAAAAATAAATCGATCGAGCTAATCTACCTTCTCAAACTTGTCAAACAGTTCTAACAAACCAACCGTACCCACAAAAAAAGTATAAATACCATATTCTAGGGGCGTCTTGTTTTTGGAAGCCGCATAAAAAGCTGCTATTACTCCCTCAACAAAATGGGCGACAACGGCAAATCGCTCGATCGCGAAAATCGGGTTGAGGCTGTTTGGTATCTCAGTGTGAGTTAGTACCGCATAAATATGCCAAATTTCCAATGCGATCGCGCCGGTTATCAGCACTGTAGATATCACTTTGATCGAATCGGAAATTTTTTTATTAAAGAATTGTAGTTTCATACTCAAGACCAATAATTTTGCGTTAACTTGCTGACCGAATTTTAGATTTTACATTTGGGATTGCATAATTCCGAATAGGAAATCTAAAAAGATTGACAAAAAAACTGATAGAATATCAGCGTAGCTATGTTCTATGGAAAGAGGTTGGTGTGTCCAGAGGTCAGAACGTAATTGGGCAGCTTTTATTAAAATCGATGTTTCGCTTCCCGATCGGTGAAGAGAAACTACGATTCTACTCTACCATAGACTGGCAAGCCGAGAGCGATCGCGCTGCGTCTTCCTCCGCAACGTATCGCTTCCGACAACCCGACCCGCTCTATCCATCCTATTACATCAGCCAAAATTTTCACGGTATAGAAGGCGGCTACCTCAATGCGATCGCACAGGATCGCCGCTTCATTAAGGTTACGAATTATTCGGCATTAGTAGTTAAAGCTTAATCAATTATTGAGGTATCGTTATGTTCTCATTTTTTAGAAGAATTGGCAACAAATTTGTTGAAAAATTAACTAATATCCGCCACGAACCAATCAATAAAACTAGCTTAATTATTCTCATATTAATTGATATATTTGTACTTTTCAATGTCTTTAGCGGCTTAAATAGCATTTCCCAATGGCCACTAGCCCCATATGAAGAGTTTCCCTGCTTTAACGCTTATCAAAATTACCAAACAGCAGAGAAGAAAGAAACTTTTGCATTTAAAGTTAGCACGATTGAAAATCGGATCGAACAAAATAAACAATCTCCACTTCCTTATGTTGACAATTCCAACAGGCTGGGTGAGGTTGACAATCTATGTACAAATCATACCCGTTTATCCAAAGCAGTTAACACTCCTGAAACTGTCCGATTAAAAACCAGTATCGATCGGCTGCGAAACGAAATCTCTTCTTCCCAGCAAGAAATCCAAACGCTGCAAAGGCAATACAATTCTACTTTACTCGAAAAAATTGCAGGTCAACCGACTGAAAAATCAATCAATAAAGTTAATGCCGATCGCATCAAATCGGAGATCGATCGCAATCAGCAACAAATCGCCACTAAGGAAAAGCAAATCGTCGCGCAGCAAACTCAATTAATTCAAAATCCGGCTGCTGACGCTTATCTCAAACTTCTCAGTAATACTCCTGAATATGAAACACTCAAAAAAGCTTACTCTACAGCCGAGTTTTGGTATCCCAACAAACAATTACTATTACAAGTTTTATTTCTCTTACCGTTAATTCTCATAGCTTATATTTGGCATTCTACAGCCATCCGCAAAAATCTAGGCTTACAAAGCCTACTGAGTTGGCATTTACTCGCCATCTTCTGTATTCCTTTAGTAATTAAGTTTTTTGAATTCATTCAATTTGGCAATCTTGTTCGTGTAGCGATCGAACTAATTGTTAAGCTGTTCGGCGGCTTGGTATTTATTGCCAGCTATGCCTTTATCCTGATTATACCTTTGTTGGGTCTGGGTTTAATTAAACTTCTGCAAATCTGGGTTTTTAATCCCCGCGTTCAAGCGAAAAAGAGAATCGAAAAAGTGCGTTGCATTAATTGTAACTCAAAACTTCGCCTCAGCGATGAATTCTGCCCCTATTGCGGTTACGATCAGTATATCGATTGCTCAAATTGCCACCAAAAAGCTTATAAATATAGCAATTTTTGTAGTAAATGCGGTCATAAAATAGAGAGCGATCGATAATCTTTCTATATTGTTTATTCCGCACCGGGTAGCAAATCAGGAGCGATCGATTTTCTTTGAATAGCGATGACAGCAGCTTGAGTGCGATCGCGCACATCTAACTTCTGCAATATCGAGTGAACGTGAACGCGCACCGTACCAGGAGTAATATACAGCATTTCGGCAATTTCCTGATTGGTTTTGCCAACGGCAATTAATGCCAAAATCTCTTGTTCTCTACGGGTGAGGGGGGAAGCAAATTTTTCAGATGAATTTTCCGATATAGTAGCGATGGATTCCTTCTCAAAAGCGGCACGAATTTCGGTTGTAGCATTAGAATCCCACCAAGAAGCACCAGCAGCAACCGAACGAATT from Aerosakkonema funiforme FACHB-1375 includes the following:
- a CDS encoding zinc ribbon domain-containing protein, producing MFSFFRRIGNKFVEKLTNIRHEPINKTSLIILILIDIFVLFNVFSGLNSISQWPLAPYEEFPCFNAYQNYQTAEKKETFAFKVSTIENRIEQNKQSPLPYVDNSNRLGEVDNLCTNHTRLSKAVNTPETVRLKTSIDRLRNEISSSQQEIQTLQRQYNSTLLEKIAGQPTEKSINKVNADRIKSEIDRNQQQIATKEKQIVAQQTQLIQNPAADAYLKLLSNTPEYETLKKAYSTAEFWYPNKQLLLQVLFLLPLILIAYIWHSTAIRKNLGLQSLLSWHLLAIFCIPLVIKFFEFIQFGNLVRVAIELIVKLFGGLVFIASYAFILIIPLLGLGLIKLLQIWVFNPRVQAKKRIEKVRCINCNSKLRLSDEFCPYCGYDQYIDCSNCHQKAYKYSNFCSKCGHKIESDR
- the crtW gene encoding beta-carotene ketolase CrtW, with the protein product MFQSQRISFTFNWTSFHSTILSKEASYSIIIAFIIMIVWAISLTFLLHFNLGQVNFLWILLGIVWQTFLYTGLFITAHDAMHGLVFPRNPKINNFIGSLCILAYALFNYKELVKKHGLHHHNPASKLDPDFHDEESNNFFIWYFKFMTSYCNWKQLISLMSLFYSLNYVFHISAINLMLFWVIPPLLSSLQLFYFGTFLPHREPEGGYTNCHRAQTNPLPVFWSFITCYHFCYHEEHHEYPHLPWWKLPEAYRRKK